Genomic DNA from Desulfurella sp.:
CAGAGAAGATGCTATAATATTTATAGCTGGTGGAGGGCCTTTGTACAATAAATTAATTGATAAGGTAAAAAGTTTAAATTTAGAAAAAAAAGTTTATATATTGGGAAGAGTTGACAATATTAAGCCTTTTATGGAATTATGCGATATATTTTGCTTGCCTTCTATTACAAAAAATGAAGCTTTTGGCTTAGTTTTAGTTGAAGCATTGTATTTTGGAAAACCGTTGGTAACAACTGACGTTGAAGGCTCAGGAATGAGTTACGTAAATCAAAATGGCGTTACTGGTCTAGTTGTGCCGCCAAGAGATCCAAAAAATGCTTATGAAAGATTTAAAGAATTTGAAATATCTAATATAGGCGATAAGGTAATAAATTTATACAAGGAGGTTTTAAATTGCTAATTCGCTCGCGCGCACCTTTAAGACTTGGCCTTGCAGGCGGCGGTACCGATGTTAGCCCATATTCTGATAATTTTGGCGGTGCTGTGCTTAATGCTACAATAAGCATGTATGCCTACGCTACAATTGAGCCAACGCAAGATGGCAAAATTACAATAGAGACTATTGATAGGAAGGAAAAAATAGAACTTGATTCAAACGAAGTTTTAGAGTTTGACGGCAATCTTGATTTGATTAAAGGCGTTTATAACCGCATAGTAAAAGAATTTACAAAAAAGCCTTTAAGTTTTAAGCTTAGCACTTATGTAGATGCTCCTGCCGGCTCTGGGCTTGGAAGCTCATCCACGTTGGTAGTTGCTATTATTGGTGCTTTCGCAGAATGGCTATCGTTGCCTTTAGGCGAATATGATATTGCGCATCTAGCCTATGAGATAGAAAGGAAAGATTTGGCTTTAACTGGAGGTAAACAAGACCAGTATGCTGCCTGCTTTGGCGGATTTAACTTCATGGAGTTTTACGATGGCAATGTTATCGTAAATCCTTTGCGCATAAAAAAAGAGTATTTAAACGAACTTCAGCTCAATATACTGTTATACTATACAGGCACAAGCAGGCTGTCATCGAAAATCATAGAAGCCCAAGTAAAAAATGTGCAGACGAAAAATCATGATTCAATAGAAGCTATGCACAAGCTCAAAGAACAGGCAATTTTAATGAAAGAAGCTTTACTAAAAGGCAGGCTAAGCGAAATAGGCGAAATTTTAAACTACGGTTGGCTTTATAAAAAACAAATGACAAGCCAAATATCAAACCCGCTTATTGACGAGATTTACGAGGAAGCACTCAAGGCAGGTTCAAGCGGTGGTAAGATTTCTGGTGCAGGCGGAGGCGGATTTATGATGCTATATTGTCCTAAAAACACAAGATACAAAGTAATTGAAGCTTTGCAAAAATTTGGCGGTGAGTTTAGAAGATACCAGTTTACAAAATATGGCTTAGAGGCATGGAGGGTATAAAATGTTTGAAAATAAAATAATATCTGCAATACAAAATTCTATTGAAACGAAAAAGGCAATTTTATACGATCAAGTTTTACTAAATACAATTTCTGAAGTAGCAAGCGCAATTATTAGAGCATACAAAAATGATAAAAAAGTTCTACTTTGCGGAAATGGTGGGTCTGCAGCCGACGCTCAACACCTAGCAGCCGAACTTACGGGCAGGTTTTATTTCGATAGAGACCCACTATTTGCAGAAGCGCTTCATGTAAATACTTCTTACCTAACAGCTGTAGCCAATGATTATTCTTATGATGAAGTATACTCAAGATTAGTTAAAGCCAAAGGCGCAAAAGGCGATATTTTGATCGGCATATCAACGAGCGGAAATTCAGTAAATATCATAAAAGCATTTGAACAGGCAAAAATAACAGGAATGACTACAGTTGGTTTCACTGGAGAAACAGGTGGCAAAATTAAAGAGCTATCAGACTATTTAATCAATGTGCCATCTAAAGACACTCCAAGAATTCAGGAAGCACATATCTTAATTGGCCACATAATTTGTGAACTTGTAGAAAAAGAGCTGTTTAAACATGATTAAAAAAGCGGTTATTTTAGCAGGCGGTCTTGGTACAAGGCTAAGAAGCGCAATAGGAGATTTGCCAAAGCCAATGGCGGATATATCAGGCAAACCATTCTTAGAATATTTGCTTGATTACTTGATTGAAAATAAAATAACAAAAACGATTTTGTCTGTTGGCTATAAATCTCAAATAATAATAAATCATTTTGGAAAAAAATATAAGTCAATAGATATAGAATATTCCGTAGAAGATGAACCTTTAGGCACAGGCGGGGCTATTAAAAAAGCACTTAGTGCTTTGGAGGATGACGAAGAGTTTTTTATTTTAAACGGCGACACATTCTTTGATGTTGCACTCAGTAAACTTTTGGAATTTCATATTCAAAAAAACGCGCTTTTAACTATTGCCTTAAAACAAATGACAAATTGCAAAAGATACGGCAGTGTCTTATTGGATAGCTCAAACCGCATAATCGGGTTTAAAGAAAAAGGATCAATCTCAGATTGTCTAATAAACGGCGGGGTTTACATAATAAACAAAAGACTATTTGAACTTATAGATTTACCGGAAAAATTTTCATTTGAAAAAGATCTATTAGAACTTTACTATAAAAAACTGTCCTTTTACGGCAAGAATTTTGATGAATATTTTATTGACATAGGCGTGCCAGAAGACTATGAAAAATTCAAACAAGAAATTAAAGCATACAAAAGTAAAAACACATAGGGATCAGAGCTTTGCTTTTCCTTTTAGATCCTTCACATGCGTTTAGGATGACTAACTTCGCTGACGCTTGAGGATGACTAACTTCGCTGACACTTCAGGATGACAGGAATTGGCTCTTTAGGATGACAAAAGAGTACTTCAGGTTAACAGTTTGGTTTTTTTATAAAAAGCCGTTATAACGATAATTTTATAAAATATTATTTTTTAGCCCAATTTCAGCTAAACCAAGCATAAAAGATAAATAAATGCTCACTTGCGCACTACCCAAAAGATTATCAAATCCGCTTGCAACATAAAAAGCGATTAAACCAAGTATTATTCCTACCAATATACCTTTTTGCTGGGTATCGGCAGATTTTAACCTTTTTATATTGTTTATTAAAAGCATTAAAAAAGCGCAAAGTATTAATGCCAGTCCAAATAATCCAGAATTCATAAGTGTGTTGAAGTAAAAATTATCAA
This window encodes:
- a CDS encoding nucleotidyltransferase family protein — encoded protein: MIKKAVILAGGLGTRLRSAIGDLPKPMADISGKPFLEYLLDYLIENKITKTILSVGYKSQIIINHFGKKYKSIDIEYSVEDEPLGTGGAIKKALSALEDDEEFFILNGDTFFDVALSKLLEFHIQKNALLTIALKQMTNCKRYGSVLLDSSNRIIGFKEKGSISDCLINGGVYIINKRLFELIDLPEKFSFEKDLLELYYKKLSFYGKNFDEYFIDIGVPEDYEKFKQEIKAYKSKNT
- a CDS encoding dehydrogenase, with product MLIRSRAPLRLGLAGGGTDVSPYSDNFGGAVLNATISMYAYATIEPTQDGKITIETIDRKEKIELDSNEVLEFDGNLDLIKGVYNRIVKEFTKKPLSFKLSTYVDAPAGSGLGSSSTLVVAIIGAFAEWLSLPLGEYDIAHLAYEIERKDLALTGGKQDQYAACFGGFNFMEFYDGNVIVNPLRIKKEYLNELQLNILLYYTGTSRLSSKIIEAQVKNVQTKNHDSIEAMHKLKEQAILMKEALLKGRLSEIGEILNYGWLYKKQMTSQISNPLIDEIYEEALKAGSSGGKISGAGGGGFMMLYCPKNTRYKVIEALQKFGGEFRRYQFTKYGLEAWRV
- a CDS encoding SIS domain-containing protein; translation: MFENKIISAIQNSIETKKAILYDQVLLNTISEVASAIIRAYKNDKKVLLCGNGGSAADAQHLAAELTGRFYFDRDPLFAEALHVNTSYLTAVANDYSYDEVYSRLVKAKGAKGDILIGISTSGNSVNIIKAFEQAKITGMTTVGFTGETGGKIKELSDYLINVPSKDTPRIQEAHILIGHIICELVEKELFKHD